One Hypomesus transpacificus isolate Combined female chromosome 21, fHypTra1, whole genome shotgun sequence genomic region harbors:
- the LOC124483689 gene encoding transmembrane protein 184B-like, whose translation MHCCATGVYDKEITFVIHNFLSLCYEYLGGESTIMAEIRGKPIESSCVYGTCCLWGRTYSIGFLRFCKQATLQFCVVKPLMAMITVILQAFGKYRDGDFNVSGGYLYVTIIYNVSVSLSLYALFLFYFATRDLLVPYSPMLKFLMVKSVIFLSFWQGEQLTLSPYISFYYCPRPMQTICTHANQTD comes from the exons atgcactgttgcGCTACGGGAGTGTATGataaggaaatca CGTTTGTGATCCACAACTTCCTCAGCCTGTGTTATGAGTacctgggaggggagagcaCCATCATGGCTGAGATCAGAGGAAAGCCCATTGA GTCCAGCTGTGTGTACGGCACCTGTTGTCTCTGGGGAAGGACCTACTCCATTGGCTTCCTCCGCTTCTGCAAACAG gcCACCCTCCAGTTCTGTGTGGTCAAGCCCCTGATGGCCATGATCACAGTCATCCTGCAGGCCTTTGGGAAGTACAGAGACGGAGACTTCAA tgTGTCAGGTGGTTACCTGTACGTGACCATCATCTACAACGTCTCGGTCAGCCTGTCCCTCtacgctctcttcctcttctactTCGCCACCCGCGACCTGCTCGTCCCCTACAGCCCCATGCTCAAGTTCTTAATGGTCAAGTCTGTCATCTTCCTCTCATTCTGGCAGGGTGAgcaactcactctctctccttataTCTCTTTTTATTACTGCCCACGTCCAATGCAGacaatatgtacacatgcaaacCAGACAGATTAA
- the LOC124483285 gene encoding uncharacterized protein LOC124483285, whose amino-acid sequence MVCKAAAKLTPLVISSRMGDVTADESVSLMNETSLESLPPSLIRLLLIRSVDTVTAACRAISSEFCYRESVKNEGLTKLQELANEQMLACLNKGIEEVEIDELIEGISAISDHSLILRRPELSFSHIYRSLFVDTLLPGSGHRTTEVLETLIFLCPQGPPTAEESLAHDDTRVGTIIKEYLIKGRDVFQQVLSRATQKLSCQPATPRDSPHAANPESSERPSLLISSDNCENLIGVILDDLHEVVEQHKASAKMRSGGRKFWEQVHSSSQLLYDSTLRTLQKAADKLSALEERTFEIIPPMPSRQELIHSFAESSVKGQMQKSLEVNLPSTSSLSCQETQDRTVRILTERVMDDTLCESAAAAPCPGADLGELSPAAVIIDAGTASTSAGETRKPKKGLKWLSKKAKLFKNKVLKRKTEPKKPSAQEELPPSSHVTPGAKCGSPPNLEQSKDHETNQEPLRHPLHVRMFRALQSIIKMFKVS is encoded by the exons ATGGTCTGCAAGGCAGCGGCCAAACTGACCCCCCTGGTGATTTCTTCCAGGATGGGAGATGTGACGGCAGACGAGAGCGTCTCTTTGATGAACGAGACGTCTCTGGAAAGTTTGCCCCCGTCTCTCATCAGGCTTCTGTTGATCCGGTCTGTCGACACGGTGACAGCAGCCTGCAGAGCCATAAGCAGTGAGTTCTGCTATCGGGAGAGCGTGAAGAACGAAGGCCTGACAAAACTCCAGGAGCTGGCCAACGAACAGATGTTGGCCTGTCTGAACAAGGGCATAGAGGAAGTGGAGATTGATGAGCTCATCGAAGGCATCTCAGCCATCTCGGATCATTCGCTGATCCTAAGGCGCCCGGAGTTGTCTTTCTCCCACATCTACCGCTCCTTGTTCGTTGACACCCTTCTGCCAGGGAGTGGACACAGAACCACCGAGGTCCTGGAGACCTTGATTTTTTTatgtcctcagggcccacccACAGCTGAAGAGAGCCTGGCCCATGATGACACACGAGTGGGAACCATCATTAAAGAGTACCTGATCAAAGGAAGAGATGTGTTCCAGCAGGTCTTGAGTAGAGCAACTCAGAAGCTCTCTTGCCAGCCGGCGACCCCTCGTGATTCACCTCATGCGGCCAATCCGGAGAGCTCAGAGCGTCCATCTCTGCTGATCTCCTCTGACAACTGTGAGAACCTCATTGGTGTGATCCTGGATGATCTCCATGAGGTGGTTGAGCAGCACAAGGCCTCAGCTAAGATGAGATCTGGTGGCAGGAAGTTCTGGGAGCAGGTCCACTCCTCCAGCCAGCTGCTTTATGACAGCACGCTGAGGACCCTGCAGAAAGCTGCAGACAAGCTGTCGGCTCTCGAAGAGCGGACATTTGAGATCATCCCCCCGATGCCCTCCAGACAGGAGCTCATCCACAGCTTTGCTGAGAGCTCAGTTAAGGGTCAGATGCAAAAGAGCCTGGAAGTGAACC TTCCCTCGACCTCCAGCCTGTCCTGCCAGGAGACCCAGGACCGCACAGTCAGGATCCTGACGGAGAGAGTGATGGACGACACTCTGTGTGAgtctgctgctgcagctccGTGTCCTGGGGCAGATCTCGGTGAGCTCAGCCCTGCAGCGGTCATCATCGATGCTGGGACAGCGTCGACCTCTGCAGGCGAGACCAGAAAGCCTAAGAAGGGCTTGAAGTGGTTGAGCAAGAAAGCCAAGCTCTTCAAGAACAAG GTTCTGAAGAGAAAGACGGAGCCCAAGAAGCCCTCAGCCCAGGAGGAGCTTCCCCCCAGCTCTCATGTCACACCTG GGGCTAAATGTGGTTCGCCTCCCAATCTGGAGCAGTCGAAGGACCACGAGACCAACCAGGAGCCCCTTAGACATCCTTTACACGTACGGATGTTCCGTGCGCTTCAGTCCATCATCAAGATGTTCAAGGTGTCTTGA